The window tgtttttatttttcaaaaatgtctaaaaattcAGTAAATGGTAAAAAGAAGTCATACtttaaaagaaatatttgtCGATGTCAGTGGAGCCCACGCTCAGCCTGAAACACAACATAAGCACAGAACCAGCTTTTCAGGATCAATTTAACACAATATATGAAAAGGAACTcacatttgcacaaaaaaagaaaaaacacacttccGCTTTCTACATGcagacagatgtttgtgttGGCTACAGTGCAGATGGTTTTGTTTCTGGTGAGTCCAGGAGGTCTGGGAAAACAGAAACTCCAACTGATCAGAGAGAACATAAGCGATCACTTGGCACCAGGAGGCCGAAAACTCGTCTATCTGGAGGAGTTGGAGCTGGAACGGGAGCGGTGACGCCTGCGGCCAGGAGATCTGGAGCGAGAGCGGCGGCGTGCTGGGGACCGTCTCCTCGGGGAGCGGGACCTGTGAGGACAtaagcattaaaaacaaaagctcTTGTGGCAGGAAGGCACGCAGAATGAGCAGACTAAATGGTGTGAAACAAAGAACATGAACATAGAAATGGGaaacaaattaaaggaaaatcaATCATTAAGTATCTTAGTAAATAATCAATGCACCTTGGCAAATAATTCTACAAGTCTCCAGAACTCTACTGGACCCCTCCTGCCCTGTGGATGGGGGCACTGTCATGCTGGAAAAGACCCCTCCATCAGCATAGATTTGTTTCATAATGGATAAAGGCGAATCTCAGAACAGCTTTGTATTGACTTGAAGTGACGCTCCACTCTAATtggacacatggacacaaaacATGCCAGCCCCAGCAGCATAACAGAGCCACCAGATCCCCTCGGTGTAGAGATCATGCACTCAGGCCGGTACCATTTGTCGAGAATATGATGACTCCTTTGACCGCATTACGTTTTTCCCCACACCTCTGTACACCAGCGCCTCAAACGTGCATTCGTCTTTGTAATGAGGGGTTTATGCACTGCAACCAGACTATAATAtccctctctgtgtgactgtcGACGGgctgttctctgctgctgacagtctGATCACATCCTGAATCGATTCTCAGTCACCAAAGGATGAgctgctcttctgtttttccataCATATCACACCAATGTACGAGCATCACAGTTATCAAATGTGCACCATCAACTGACCCAGTTTACAGATGTCTTTCCCACAGATCTAATTGCTTAATTGTACCttgcagtgcagctgtgtgGAAGAATCTGCAtactttttcctttcatttgtcacccaTCTATATGCTGATATGCTATGTTATGTTGACAAATGTCGATGGAAATCGTGACTGACTGAAAATCATTCAAAGTACCTTCTCCTCATGCGTGGCGGACTGCGACGCCACATTGGCTGGGGTGGGGGCATTCTGCGAGGGGGAGAAGGTCTGCGAGGTGGAGGGCGGACTCGTTGAGGCAGCACGGCAGATGCAGTGATTTCCTGTCCGTCAATCTGACCTAACAATGACAAAGTCATCACGGACAGTTATTCAACACATTCGCACGCAGTAATCCTGcaaagtcaaacaaacactctgGCCTAACCTCCGTCCATATATTTGAGCGCCTTCTGGGCCTCCTCGGGGGTCTCAAAGTCCACGTAGGCGAAGCCCCTGGACAGGTGTGGGTTGAGTCTGTCCATTGGCATTTCAACCATTTTGATTTTTCCATAAGTGGAAAAGATCTCCTGGATGTGGTCCTgtacaaaaaaagacagtgtgtttgtcagaacAATGTTAAAAGAAGACTTGGATGATCTGTTTATAATACATATAATCATTCTCAGCTGACCCTGGTGACATTCCTGGTCAGTCGTCCAAGATGGACTTTCGTGGGTTTGGGGCTCGGGCTTCTTTTCCTCCGCTCTTTATCATCTCccctcttttgtgtttttgatctgCAGAATCGCAACAAAACACCGATTAACTTTATCATGACTCACGCGAGTGAAACATAAGACATCGCCATGTATAAATATTGTCACTTACGCTGAGCGGGAGCGGCGGCGGTTGTCGTGGCGTCTGCGGCTAGGGCTGGGGGAGCCtgaggagctggaagaggaggaggaacgagAGCTCGAAGACCCAGAGCGGCTGGAACCGGATGAGCTGGATCCACTCGAGGAACCTGAGCTGgaaccagagctgctgctcgAGGTGGAGCTCGATCTGGACCTGGTCGTgttcaaaacaaagacaaacattgcAGGTCAGAAAACCTACTGATTTTGCCAGTGACCTGTGTAGAAATAGTAACATAGGAaacaaacctgctgctgctgctgccagtagAAGCACTGCGGCgcttccttcctttctcccgtcctctctccttgtctccttccTTGGTACTAGTCTTTTCTTTacctctgtcttttgttttttcctcctccttccgcTTTGTAGGTGATGGTGCCCTGAAGAAAATAGTGCCCAATTAAAACAGAGCCCAAAATAACGTCTGCAAAGAGCTGTTTTGTCTTaccagcagtaaaaaaaaaaaaaaaaaaaaaaactattaagACTACTGTGATGCAAAACAGGATTTGCTTCTGAAAAAAGGAAGTAAAACTTTTGTGATGGTAGAATACAACCAACTATTGGCCACAAATTTTCTGTCGACCAATCACGCATCGTAATCCAGCATGTGCTTTTAACGATTAACACCACAGATGATTTACAAAAAGCAGTAAGTGACCAAAGAAACTAAATTCGTATTAGAAGTGCGTGTACAATTTAACATTACTACAATCATCACTGAAACATCTCAGGGTAGTTAACTATACTAGCAACAACTGTGCTCTCGAGCCGAAATCCGCCGCCATTGATTTTCATTCAACTGGCGCTTCAAAACAAGGAGGAGATAGCTATGGCGGCTACGGTTTATCCATTACTGCTCTATTCACGAAGAGCACAAACGGCTATATAATGGTACACAATTTTCCGTATGACATAAAACATAGACTGGAATTGAAACTAGTCTTATTGCAACTAAATAACACGCTAAACTTACATATCTCTCCAACTAGATGTCGGTGGACCTTACTCGCGGCCTCGGAGGATGTCGCTCGGTGATGACGACGAAAACGGAAGTGACGTCACCACCCGAGCGCCACTTACAactcatttgtttatttatgttgctGGTAAAAACGTGAGCTTATGACATTGCGTTCATATGACTGTATCACAGCTATGCGAAGACGGGGTGTTTCTTCACGGCTCGAGAAATGATTTAATCGAATAGGAAACACCAATCGACCTTTCCTAAGCGAGCTTTCGTAAGGTGAGGATTTCACTTTATAACCGTGCTGTGCTAGCTGTTGTCCTTTGCTAGCTCACCCAAAATCTCTTCCTTTCACCACGTCGAAACATATTGGTCACCAAAAATCCAGTACACACGTACATTCACGATAACAAAAATTAAGTGTTTGTTGAgatcttgtttttttcatgtgttcatcagtaTATATTTAGtaagttttttgttttactgagATATGTTGGAACTGTACAATAACAAGACTGCTTTAAAACATTGTGATAAAATAAGAGTAAGAGAGAAGTTTATTCTAACAACGGGGAAATTTGGGGAAAATATGATAAACCTTGCTACAACCAAGATTTTTAATAAAGGCACTGGTATTTTCACATACTAGAAGACATTCAGTAAAATCATCTCAGTATTAAACTCACACTAAGTGTTAGTTACAGGTTTATTATGAATTTTTATATTGTGAATTGTGAATTTTTTAGACATCAGCAGCCAAACGCGGTGACAGACCATGGGCCGGCTGGATGATGCCGCCAAACACAAAGTCGTGGAGCTGCGGAAGGCTGGTCTGAGTTTCCGTAAGATCAAAGCcgtgctggagctggagaacaTCAAGGTGTCTGCCCAGGCCATCTACCTTTTCCTGAGGGAGTTTCAAGGGAGGCCGCCAGGGAGGGTCAGACCTGTGGAGGTTGGAAGCAGCACATCACCAGCACAGGTGCAGCCTCGAGCTGGGGCAGTACAAGAAAGCTGGAGTAATATTCATCTCCAAAACCTCCTGAGACAGGCATCTCACCATGCTGGCTTCACACCAGCTGCAAACTTTGCCAAACAGACTTCCACAAATCCGGATACTGGTGCAAAGCCATCTGGGTCCGGGGAAATCAGTGACGGGAGCAGGGCAGAACAGCAACATGAGGGAGATAAGGAAGAAAATGACATCCAGATTGTTAGTGTCACCTCCCTTGCGCAGAACAACCAACAAAGAAGTCCCCAGTCCACTGTAACAAGGGCAGAGACGGGCACCGTGTCTTCCACTCTAACATCTTCTGGAGCAGTCATGAGGAGGAGACTCACACCTTCTCCAGCCACCAATTCAATGCTGGCAGCTCGAAAGAGGCTTTTGGATAAAGCGCTGTCACACAGGATGAAGGTACCTACTTACACATTTCTCTCATGTGTCAAAATCCCAGTTGTTAGGTATGTAATTATTGTTTACAATAACACAAAAACTGTGTAATTTGTCCAATACAATATGAGTCAAATCAACTTTCAGCCTTGCGTGCTTTACTTTTTAACAGTCATTCCAGCAGGTGGCATCATTGTTGAGGAGAGATCACTTGAGTGTCCAAGGTGCTGATCTGAGAAGTGCAGTGTCACAGCCACATGAAACTTACGATCTTACCACTGAAAAGGTGAGAAAAGCGCAAAACTGAAATACCATAAATGTTTGCACATGTTAACTAAAGCGTGTGCCAGCACGTCATGAGTGATAGACTGTCACTGCAGGCCACAGTGCCTGTTAAGTCCAAGCTTTGGTTTGTACAATGAATCTTTAAATAGCTGGTACCGGTTAGTATTCCAGCACATATCCTCATCCAAttaacatttattcaagtaTTATGTTAATAAGGTTGCATTgctatttaatgtcttttttttactgatgccctctattttttgctatccactttgctgctgtaacagggCTCGAGACTGCAACCAAAATGGTTgcatatgcgacctttttttcagagtttgtaagaatttcatctggtcgcgttcgtgcgagcgcatcagttttatggctccgtgacattgtggttgaaagtcgtccttTTTTCACTGGTctagtcagccgcctccacctgcactctctcctgttgagacagcgctgtcgcgtgcacataagccgtcgcgtacatgcgcagcgcacagaacttcaagacaccaagactagcgtttcgctattctcaaaaatgaagcggtctattgctgattttttccaaaaactaaataaggagagagaggaggagactggtggtGAGGTAGAGCCAGCAAAAGGTGCCGAATCAGACGGTAGGCCTACTGTtgatgaggaggacagggagagacccgccgagcagcaggtgaaaaaaaaaaaaaagtactgcttTCAACCGCAATGGTTGACACAGTACCCGTGGTTGCGGTACGAAGGGGGAACTACGTTGTGTGTCTGGTGTCGACAGTGTGGCCCATCTGTTGCAGGCAACACTAAATTTGTTACGGGGTCGACACaatttaagctggaaactgtgaagttacacaacgacagcataaaacacaaaacctgtcgggaccaatgcatcacccgaaacactgagcccctcccgactttttttttcagcggatggatgagagtaatcgctcaacagaagagaacgaaatggtcattaagtttaacactgcctataacatagcgaaagaggaactcccgttcacacaattcaaatcccagatctcactgatgaaaaaaaacgggctgaatgtgaacccaaTCTATGCcaaggcatgtgcccagttcataggaaaatcatgtgctggtgcgaccaactgagaaagttggtcgcaccagtgctaccagtggaaaagttagtgtagagccctgcTGTAATACaggaaatttccccactgtgggactaataaaggaatatcttatctcATTTTATCTTACAGCTAGTTTCTCAGTATTTTCATGAAATGTTTCTCTGTTACACAGACTGTTATGGAAGGTCAGGCTGGAGGAGGCGGTGCCCCCAGGCGGTTTCTCACACAGAGACCAGGTCTCCCTGCTCGTTCCGTTCACCCTCTCCCTCGGGTTGGCGTTCGTCTTCCTAACCGGTCAACATCACCGTTAACATCCTCAGCTCCTGGGGTTGCCGTCATCCGACTGCAGACCCCGGGAGGCCAGGGCGCCACTCGTAGTGAGGGGAACCCAAGCCCCCAGCAGGCAGTCCAGGACacaggagggagaggtggacTACAGGATCAGATTCAGACCCTGGGCTCTGAAGTGCGCAGCTTGGGTCTAGCAGTGAAGATGCTGGTGGAGCAGCAGTGCCGTCTGGAGAGGGAGCaggcacagcagacacacattcagAAGCAGATCCTCAGCACTCTACAGAGTTTTGCCTCCAAACTGGGATGTTGTAGCGGtcttcaacagcagcacaacaaaatGACATCACCCTCTGATTTGCCAACGGCCTCTGCATCAGCTTCCTTCAGCCAGGACACCTTCAACTTCAGTCAAGGCACATACACTCAGTGCAGCCAGTCCCAGCCAAGCTACAACTCTTTAGAGAGTTTAGAAAATGTAGAGGCCTTTAAACTGCCAGGACTTAGCCCTTCAAGCATGAATGGGTTTACACCATGTAGCAATGCTGAGACCCTCCCACTTACCCACACTCCCCCTCAAACACAACCATATTCAGCCGCATATCCACAGCAAAACAGTCAAACACTCATGCCACCCTACACACAGTCCTATGTCTCTACATACAGCCAGTCACATCCCCAGACTTTCAGGGGGTCAGAGAGTAAAACATCTGACTTCGCAAGCAGCTGTACAGCGAGGACCCTCCCGGATTGCAGTGTGTCCACGCAGCCACAGGATCAACAGATCAATATTATCAAAGTGGAGGGACCTTAGAGGGCTTCAGATGCCCCAGAGTGTTGGGACCACAAGGGCTTGGTTGTGCTTTTTTAGAGTCAGTTTGGAATACTTATGTAAGACACACATGTTTTTAGAATGAACACACTGTAGCGTTtcttacattcattttatttccaaattACATTCTAAAGGAATACAAACAGCAATAGAATAAATGTGTTACAATGGTTTAGTAAtaatgtgtttgatttgtcatttgttaTTTCAGAATTAGAGAAAATGATATGTGCAGgcactttgtcattttttaaagcatttcttttttattttgtatctaTTATTTTTCTATCACTAGGACTGGCATTAGGAACTGTTAGTTTTCATACCTCTATGCTAAGggacaaaaaataaagagattCTTATGATCCAAAGCGTTTCAAGTGTTAAGAAGTGTGTGAAGTTTTGCATAAAAACATGTTCCACATGTTCCACTTTATCCTAAAAAATTTAGTTAGGGCCCCAAAGTTGCGTTTCTAATGAAAACGATCAGATCACCAGATGACAGTGTACAGCTGGTGAAGCGTGTCTCAGGAGAAGTGACATAATATCTGGAGTACTAACATTAGATAAAGTCAATATTATGAGAATTATAAGCGTCATATTTAATGActaatcattttaaaatgtctgtgtgttaataTTTGTCAAACCAGCCTGTGTCAGATCCATGTGAGGGAGTGAAACAAAAGTgctggaggaggggggaagggTCAAACTCTCCCCCACACAAACCCTTGAGcctgaaacaaaaaaaggaatttaatcaTGAAATCCACAACAAGTTAGCAGAGttcaaatatcaaaacaaaagcaaggcTTGGAATACTGGTGTGGTGTGCTGTGGGGTGGCTTAGGATCCTGCTGCAGCAAATTGGCAAACACTGGGGGGGGACTGCAGAGAAAAATTTTCTATCACAGGAACATTTTCAAGAGTCACACTGGTAAGAGTGTCAGAGACAATATTTGTGCCttctgcttctttgtgtgtttagttAATTTTGTGTTAGTATTGGCGTGATGCCCTCAGCTGATATCAGACCCAGTTAGTCCTCTTTCACCCAAAGTGaaggaatgaaatgaaagcactggaggaggaagagaaagagcttCAATTTGGATGTGAGGCACACCATGTGACTGGTGACACAcgtccaactttttttttttttttttttttttttaattgttttgctCTCAGATTTATTTCTGTGTATGGTTAATGAATAACCAGCTGGCTTCTGTGATGCATTGAGAAAGCATGCAAGAGGTAAAGTTTATTCAAGTCACCAAGCAGACTATTAAGAAAAAGTGGTTGGGACATGGGTACATTTTAAGAGGTGAAtggccaaaaacacaaacagatttgCAATATGATGTATTTTGTCTTACCCAGGTTCAAGCCTGTGATGATGGGGCAATATCTCAAAAGCATAA of the Chaetodon auriga isolate fChaAug3 chromosome 16, fChaAug3.hap1, whole genome shotgun sequence genome contains:
- the rnps1 gene encoding RNA-binding protein with serine-rich domain 1; this translates as MAPSPTKRKEEEKTKDRGKEKTSTKEGDKERGREKGRKRRSASTGSSSSRSRSSSTSSSSSGSSSGSSSGSSSSGSSRSGSSSSRSSSSSSSSGSPSPSRRRHDNRRRSRSASKTQKRGDDKERRKRSPSPKPTKVHLGRLTRNVTRDHIQEIFSTYGKIKMVEMPMDRLNPHLSRGFAYVDFETPEEAQKALKYMDGGQIDGQEITASAVLPQRVRPPPRRPSPPRRMPPPQPMWRRSPPRMRRRSRSPRRRSPARRRSRSRSPGRRRHRSRSSSNSSR
- the LOC143333548 gene encoding uncharacterized protein LOC143333548, translating into MGRLDDAAKHKVVELRKAGLSFRKIKAVLELENIKVSAQAIYLFLREFQGRPPGRVRPVEVGSSTSPAQVQPRAGAVQESWSNIHLQNLLRQASHHAGFTPAANFAKQTSTNPDTGAKPSGSGEISDGSRAEQQHEGDKEENDIQIVSVTSLAQNNQQRSPQSTVTRAETGTVSSTLTSSGAVMRRRLTPSPATNSMLAARKRLLDKALSHRMKSFQQVASLLRRDHLSVQGADLRSAVSQPHETYDLTTEKTVMEGQAGGGGAPRRFLTQRPGLPARSVHPLPRVGVRLPNRSTSPLTSSAPGVAVIRLQTPGGQGATRSEGNPSPQQAVQDTGGRGGLQDQIQTLGSEVRSLGLAVKMLVEQQCRLEREQAQQTHIQKQILSTLQSFASKLGCCSGLQQQHNKMTSPSDLPTASASASFSQDTFNFSQGTYTQCSQSQPSYNSLESLENVEAFKLPGLSPSSMNGFTPCSNAETLPLTHTPPQTQPYSAAYPQQNSQTLMPPYTQSYVSTYSQSHPQTFRGSESKTSDFASSCTARTLPDCSVSTQPQDQQINIIKVEGP